From Pedosphaera parvula Ellin514:
CAACAGCGTTCGCCATGGTCTCGATGTGCCCGTACATCGAATAATAAAGCACCAATAGTTTCGTCATAGACTTCCCTTCCGATGATTGTGAACTGATTTAAAATCTCACGAAGCTCATGCGAGCAACCGAGTTGCGCAAACATGGATGCACAACGTTGATTCGTCAATCAGCTGGATAAGGAGGTGGGGCCCTACATGACTATGGTCCGTTCAATCGGAAGAACTGGCTGCCCGAGGAAGCATCCACGCTAACCGAATTTTGGTCGGCAGTCACAGTTGGCGCGTTGGCCGATGCCGACCATGGGCCGTTGAGGCTGGCGGCACCCTCCAAATGCAGACCCACAGCATTGGTCGGCCAGGAAAGGGTGAGTTGGTTGCCGGATGAACTTGCGCTCAACATTGGGCCGTTGATCTTCGCGAGAAAATAGCCGCTGCTATACGTCGAGACCGGCAAAGTTACTTCTCCGAAAGTAAATGAGGTTGTGTAACCACCCAGCATATAATTCCCAGCCACAAAGATGTTTCCCAGATTATCCACCACCAACCCCGAACCGTAATTCTCCAGGGACGTCGAGGCCATTGTTCTGGCCCACAGAATGTTTCCATCCGGGGCATATTTTGCAACCAGTGTTGAGTCGTCCACATTGGGAAAATAAGCCCCCTGGTTGGTAACAGCCATAATGCCAAAAGTTGTGACCGATGATCTGGAATACCCAAAAATGTAAGGATTTCCCGAACCATCAATGGAAATATTGCTGATAGACTCATCAGCGGTGCCCGTGACGAAGGAAGACCAGGAAAGATTTCCTGCGGGATCATATTTCGTTAGAAAGGAATCTCCCACCGGGAAACCTTGGTTCGTATGCACGATGCCGGCCAGGCTTACTGTGGATCTGCAAAAATACCCTGCATCGTAAATATTATCCTGAGCGTCAATCGCCAGAGCAGTGTTACAAGCGTAGATTCCAGTAAAGGTTTGCCGCGCCCAAATTAAATTGCCCATCTCATCGTAGTTCGCAATGAAGCTGGCTTGGGAGGTGGCAACATCAGAATTCGTCAACGTCATGCCGCCCAAATCAACCGCTCCTTGAAAGGAGCCCGCTAAAACAATATGGCCCTGATGGTTCACTTTGATAATCGGGAAAGCAGTGCCTAGGATGTTAATCGGGTAAGCATAGCTTTGGTCGCTCACACTGCGGGCCCAGATCAGGTCTCCTGAGGCGTTATACTTGGCGAGGAAACTGGCAGGCTGGTTTGAATTCGAACCGGAGAAGTTTAAAATATTGGTTCCGAAGGCGACGCTTGGGGAATTAAAAGTCCCGGCAACGAAGACGTTTCCTTGTGGATCCACATCAAGTCCTGTTCCCACTTCATAACCACTCCCTCCTGCCTGACGAACCCAAAGCGCGTTGCCTTGTGAATCATATTTGGCGATAAAGAAGTCTTCGCCCCCCACGGTGCTTATCTGGTTGGTGCCCACGAGGCAGTTAGTGCTCGAAGTATATCCGGTTAAATAAACATTCTCTGCGTTATCAACCGACATCTTGATCACCTCATCTGCTCCGTTGCCCCCAATTTGCCGCACCCAGTCCAGCTCTCCTGCCGGGCTAAATTTGGCTACAAAGGTATCAAATAGTTGACTGTAGGGGTTAGTCGCATCGTAAACACTCCGATTGGTCAAGGTTTGGTTCCCGATGGTGAGAGCAGGAGCATTCCAGGAGGAACTCCAATATCCACATACGTAAAAATTTCCGGCCTTGTCCATTCCGAATAAGCAAGCAGAGGACGAAAAGCTTCCGAATTTCTCGGCCCACGCCACTTTGTAGGATGGATCCACAGGGGATGCCGAGAGTGTAAGGACAGAAGATACGCATGCCACAGCAGCAGCAATAAATTTCATAATTGTTTTTTTCATATCATTAAGAGAAGGGATGCTTTTGGTTCTCAGGGCGCGTTGACCTTGTAGGGCTGTGCCTGTGCCGTTGAGCAAAAGAAGACACCTGCCGCTGTCCCAATTATAGTCAGCAGCAGAGCAGTGACTCTGCTGTTTGGCGCGAAACCGCCTTTATTTTCTGGAAATCCTGGGTTTTTCATTTTCCCTGGCTGAAAAGGAGCAAATTGTAGGCCACAATTGTCGTCGCACCAGTGGGTTGTCGTTTGGCGTGGATGATGGCATGCTGGGCCACGGACATGAGCACGGTTGTTAAAATTTGTGGGATTACGAATATCGAAGATGGCATGGCGGCTGCCGAGGCAGGAGCCAATGCCATTGGGCTCATGTTCTATGAACAAAGTCCGCGCAATGTGTCGCTGCAAACTGCAGCGAAGATTGCGAATCAACTTCCACCCTATGTCATCAAGGTAGGCGTGTTCGTGAATCCAACGGAGGAATTGGTGTCGCGTGCCGTGACTGATTGTGGGTTGAATGTGCTGCAGTTTCACGGCGAGGAGACGCCGGAGTTTTGCCAGCTTTTTCCCGTGATGAGCATCAAGGCTTTTCGCATCAAGGATGCAGAATCATTAAATGCATTGACGGATTATCCCACGGACGCCTGGTTGCTCGATGCGTATGTGGCTGGTCAACTGGGTGGCACAGGCGCGAAGTTTAATTGGGATTTAGCCGTCGCGGCGAAGAATCGTGGTCGTCCAATATTTTTGGCAGGCGGATTGACGCCGGAGAATGTTGCCGATGCAATTCGCCAGGTGCAGCCTTATGCCGTGGATGTGTCCAGCGGCGTGGAATCGGCCCCAGGAAAGAAGGACCATGCAAAGGTGAGGGCCTTTATCCAGGCAGCAAAAAGCGCTTCGTAAAGTCGAAGCGCCTTGTGAGTTAGTCATGCTGAAGCATCATTGTGATTTATTTCAGCCGCCGTTGTACGCAATCTAAGGTCCTGAAAGGCGAAAGAACTGACTGCTGCCGGAAGCACTCACAGTCACGGTATTTTGAGTTCCGATCACAGTGGGTTCGTTAGGCATGGCGGACCATGCGTTGGCATTCAGGTCGCCTGTGCTCTCTAAATGCAAGCCAACCGCATTGGTTGGCCAGGCAACTAACATTTGGCTATTTGCAGAGCACAAACTGAGCTCGGGACCATTTATGCGTGAGATGAAGAACCAAGGCTTATTCGGGGAGTTTAATGTAAGCGCATCAAAGATTCCTTGCCCATCAAAGGAACCAAGCAAATAGACGTTGTCATATGCATCCACAGAAATTCCGCTAAACTCGCCAGTGTACGCACCCAATGCCTGCTTTGCCCAAAGAGCATTTCCACTGGAGTCAAACTTTGCAGCAAAAATGCTTAAATTATGGGCATTTGTTTGTAAATTATATGCATTTGTATTGGTCAAAGTGATGGAGCCGAGACTAACGTTTGTGCTGGAAGACTGACCGCTAATGAAAACATTGCCTACGCAGTCCAAAGCCAAAGAGTTAA
This genomic window contains:
- a CDS encoding SBBP repeat-containing protein, which translates into the protein MKKTIMKFIAAAVACVSSVLTLSASPVDPSYKVAWAEKFGSFSSSACLFGMDKAGNFYVCGYWSSSWNAPALTIGNQTLTNRSVYDATNPYSQLFDTFVAKFSPAGELDWVRQIGGNGADEVIKMSVDNAENVYLTGYTSSTNCLVGTNQISTVGGEDFFIAKYDSQGNALWVRQAGGSGYEVGTGLDVDPQGNVFVAGTFNSPSVAFGTNILNFSGSNSNQPASFLAKYNASGDLIWARSVSDQSYAYPINILGTAFPIIKVNHQGHIVLAGSFQGAVDLGGMTLTNSDVATSQASFIANYDEMGNLIWARQTFTGIYACNTALAIDAQDNIYDAGYFCRSTVSLAGIVHTNQGFPVGDSFLTKYDPAGNLSWSSFVTGTADESISNISIDGSGNPYIFGYSRSSVTTFGIMAVTNQGAYFPNVDDSTLVAKYAPDGNILWARTMASTSLENYGSGLVVDNLGNIFVAGNYMLGGYTTSFTFGEVTLPVSTYSSGYFLAKINGPMLSASSSGNQLTLSWPTNAVGLHLEGAASLNGPWSASANAPTVTADQNSVSVDASSGSQFFRLNGP
- a CDS encoding phosphoribosylanthranilate isomerase, encoding MSTVVKICGITNIEDGMAAAEAGANAIGLMFYEQSPRNVSLQTAAKIANQLPPYVIKVGVFVNPTEELVSRAVTDCGLNVLQFHGEETPEFCQLFPVMSIKAFRIKDAESLNALTDYPTDAWLLDAYVAGQLGGTGAKFNWDLAVAAKNRGRPIFLAGGLTPENVADAIRQVQPYAVDVSSGVESAPGKKDHAKVRAFIQAAKSAS